One Oryza sativa Japonica Group chromosome 8, ASM3414082v1 DNA window includes the following coding sequences:
- the LOC4344791 gene encoding DNA polymerase I B, mitochondrial isoform X2, translated as MAVAPPLPPAPARLLRRWQGSSPWLSSSFGRTRYFSRPAFAAGGRQDYSPSSGMGVSKTGAFRLGLHGNLNVQSSVQEWVDETKRLFFLRTTNNVRNNITNGTTPLRVGNLRHDPSEDIRSSNYPSLYNQRERGPSNSIVNRHVDTDLAKHRVMYQSAHAVPAPFSVANNDIKPLNLLDGSKEEIPWHDSVTVESSLPKVSKSETTLVVDKAIPNKKEHKRITRKVTLNIPDKASLSTESKNARKLLATIYDKVLVVDNVESARSVVKLLTTKYKGFIHACDTEVANIDVKEETPVGHGEVICFSIYSGNSDGEADFGNGKTCIWVDVLDGGRDVLMEFAPFFEDPSIKKVWHNYSFDSHVIENCGIKVAGFHADTMHLARLWDSSRRADGGYSLEGLTNDHRIMNAVLKDIHKTGKVSMKTIFGRKNVRKNGSEGKTISIEPVKKLQREDRELWICYSSLDSMSTLKLYESLKNKLEAKEWIFDGCPRGTMYDFYEEYWRPFGALLVKMETEGMFVDRAYLSEIEKTAVVERKLAADKFRKWASKHCPDAKYMNVNSDNQIRQLFFGGIKNRNKPGETWPQSKAFKVPNDESIATEGKKIPKSRTIKLFTIVEDLKLFTTEGKKTTKTGWLKVRGDVLWSLAGKIPTDHIYKIDDDGQEFDEDGSSVELPEQDIEDTSPYGTAYEAFGGGKKGREACHAIAALCEVFSIDKLISGFIVPLQGDHISCKEGRIHCSLNINTETGRLSARTPSLQNQPALEKDRYKIRQAFVAAPGNTLIVADYGQLELRILAHLTNCKSMLEAFKAGGDFHSRTAMNMYQHVRDAVEEKKVLLEWHPQPGQDKPPVPLLKDAFGAERRKAKMLNFSIAYGKTAVGLSQDWNVEVREARDTLKLWHRDRKEISAWQKKQKALAFEKCEVYTLLGRSRQFPNMTHAGPGQKSHVERAAINAPVQCSRCCYVCNA; from the exons atggcggtggcgccgccgctgccgccggcaccggcgcggctgctccggcggTGGCAGGGGTCGTCGCCGTGGCTGTCCTCTTCCTTCGGCCGCACCCGCTACTTTTCGCGCCCGGCCTTCGCCGCGGGAGGAAG GCAAGATTATTCTCCTAGTTCTGGCATGGGGGTTAGCAAAACTGGTGCTTTCAGGCTGGGATTGCATGGCAACTTAAATGTACAAAGTAGCGTGCAAGAATGGGTTGATGAAACCAAGAGGTTATTTTTCCTCAGGACCACCAACAATGTCAGGAACAACATCACTAATGGCACTACTCCTCTGCGGGTTGGAAATCTGCGTCATGATCCCTCAGAAGATATCAGGAGTTCAAACTATCCTTCCTTGTATAATCAAAGAGAAAGAGGGCCATCTAATTCAATTGTAAATAGACATGTCGATACAGATTTGGCTAAGCATCGTGTGATGTATCAGTCAGCACATGCTGTGCCTGCCCCATTCAGTGTTGCTAATAATGATATCAAACCACTGAACCTGCTTGATGGCTCCAAGGAGGAAATTCCTTGGCACGATTCCGTTACGGTGGAATCTTCTCTGCCTAAAGTTTCCAAGTCAGAGACAACTTTGGTGGTTGATAAAGCTATCCCAAACAAAAAGGAGCACAAACGCATTACAAGGAAAGTGACGCTAAATATCCCGGACAAAGCTTCCTTGTCCACTGAGTCAAAAAATGCACGGAAGTTGCTTGCTACCATCTATGACAAAGTTTTGGTTGTCGACAATGTTGAGTCAGCTAGGAGTGTTGTTAAATTGCTTACTACAAAGTACAAAGGCTTTATTCATGCATGTGACACGGAG GTGGCAAATATTGATGTCAAAGAAGAGACGCCAGTTGGTCATGGAGAAGTAATATGCTTTAGCATCTATTCAGGAAATTCTGATGGGGAGGCTGATTTTGGAAATggcaaaacatgcatatgggTGGATGTGCTAGATGGTGGAAGGGATGTTCTAATGGAGTTTGCTCCTTTCTTTGAGGACCCATCTATCAAAAAG GTTTGGCATAACTATAGTTTTGATAGCCATGTCATTGAGAACTGTGGAATCAAGGTTGCTGGATTTCATGCTGATACAATGCATCTTGCACGCCTGTGGGATTCTTCCAGGAGAGCTGATGGTGGATATTCACTTGAAGGACTAACAAATGATCACAGAATCATGAATGCTGTTCTAAAGGACATACATAAAACTGGGAAGGTGTCAATGAAAACTATTTTTGGTCGGAAAAATGTTAGAAAAAATGGATCTGAAGGGAAAACCATATCTATCGAGCCAGTCAAAAAGTTACAAAGGGAGGATAGAGAGTTGTGGATTTGCTATTCCTCACTAGATTCAATGAGTACATTGAAGCTTTATGAAAGCTTGAAAAACAAGCTTGAAGCAAAGGAATGGATTTTCGATGGTTGTCCTAGAGGAACAATGTATGATTTCTACGAAGAGTATTGGCGTCCCTTTGGTGCTCTTCTTGTAAAGATGGAAACAGAGGGAATGTTTGTTGACCGTGCATACCTTTCGGAGATTGAGAAAACTGCTGTTGTTGAACGAAAATTAGCAGCGGATAAGTTTCGGAAATGGGCATCTAAGCATTGTCCTGATGCCAAGTACATGAATGTGAATAGTGATAATCAAATTCGCCAACTTTTCTTTGGTGGCATCAAAAATAG AAATAAGCCTGGTGAAACTTGGCCACAAAGTAAAGCTTTTAAAGTGCCAAATGATGAAAGCATAGCTACAGAGGGCAAGAAGATTCCAAAGTCTCGCACAATCAAACTTTTCACTATTGTGGAAGATCTTAAACTTTTCACTACAGAGGGCAAGAAGACTACAAAGACTGGCTGGCTTAAAGTCCGTGGGGACGTTTTATGGAGTTTGGCTGGTAAAATACCCAcagatcatatatataaaattgatgATGATGGCCAAGAGTTTGATGAAGATGGGAGCAGTGTGGAACTTCCTGAGCAGGATATAGAAGACACTTCCCCATATGGAACTGCATATGAAGCGTTTGGTGGAGGAAAGAAGGGAAGGGAAGCATGTCATGCCATTGCTGCTCTATGTGAAGTCTTTTCTATTGACAAATTGATATCCGGCTTCATTGTTCCATTGCAG GGAGATCATATATCATGTAAGGAAGGGCGCATTCACTGTTCGTTAAATATCAATACTGAAACAGGACGCTTGTCAGCAAGAACACCAAGCTTGCAG AATCAACCTGCTCTTGAAAAGGATAGGTACAAGATTCGCCAAGCTTTTGTCGCAGCTCCAGGGAACACTCTTATTGTTGCTGATTATGGCCAA CTGGAACTGAGGATCTTGGCGCATCTTACTAATTGTAAAAGCATGCTGGAAGCTTTCAAGGCTGGTGGTGACTTTCATTCTAGGACAGCCATGAATATGTACCAGCATGTTCGTGATGCTGTTGAAGAAAAGAAAGTTCTGCTTGAATGGCATCCTCAACCAGGTCAAGACAAACCCCCAGTGCCATTATTGAAG gaTGCTTTTGGCGCTGAGAGGAGGAAGGCCAAAATGCTCAATTTCTCCATTGCATATGGGAAGACTGCTGTTGGTCTATCTCAGGATTGGAAT